ATCGCCCTGCATTGTAACCCTATAAAGAGCAGGGAGTTCCGTTGCGCCAACGTCGCGATCGGGAACTTCTCGTAGTACCCACGAATGGGGTTCGCTGACATCCGAGTAGTTTGCAATCCAGACCACGGCGTCGCCATCGACAAAGGGCTTGTTGTTTCCGGTGAATTCGCCAGCGTGGTCGCGCGTTAGATTCTGCCTGGCTCCGTTCCGCCAGAGCACAATGTCCGACTGCGTGCCCTCAGCGACATTTGTGTCGAATGCGACCCAGGCTGCGAGCCCGGATTCTGAAATGACGGGTTCTCGATTGATCAGGGAGTCGTCTGCAATTTGGCTGGTGTTGAAATCCAAAGCGCGGGAAGTACTGGCGGCGAATAGGGCAAGAGCAAGGATTTTCGCAAGCCGATCGCCTTTATGCGAGACGCAACTCATCGTGCGCTTGAATTGATGAATCTGGCTTTGCTTTCGCCCCGTGCTGCGTAACGTTTTCCAATAGAAAACGTCTGTGTTCTAATCCATGATGAGAGAAAAGGCAATCCATCAAGATTCGCGGAACACCGTGCTGCGGGGATGTAGTTTGATTAAAACGTTTTAGGAAAAACACGATATCGGCATAACGCCGATTTACGCACTCGGCGAAACCGGCGGAGCTATTTGCTCGTCTGGAGATTCCTCCGGCATCGATTTCACCCGGTTCGGATCGGGGATCGGCCAGTCCGGCCCCCACCGATGGGCGTCGCTCCAGTAGTTCAAAGGCTTTTCCGACTTCATCCGTTGATCTACGAGGCGCGGGTCCATCTTCTCGTCGATTGTGCCCCGCATGCGCGCCATGTCTCGCCCCAACCGTTCGATGGACTTCAATGTCGCGTTTACCATAACGCGTTCGAAATTCATGCGCATCAGGACAAGGTTCAGGCTTTTTTCAATCGTAGAGCGCTGGAGGTTTCGAGCCATCTCGTCCGCCCACCAGACGGGAATCCGCGTTCCCAACTCGGATTGGACAGCAGTTCCTCCGAATCGGGTTTGAAGGGCCAAGATTGCAGCCAGCCGGAGGTCGAAGAGCAGAGAGGCGGTGTATGCCGCGGAATCAGAGCTGGCCGATAGCAAAATGATCTCGGAGGAGCCCTGAAGAGGGGCGAGCTGGCCGCGAACAATGATCGATTGAATATGTGACCGGAGCTGGGTAGGGACGATTCGGCGGGGATCCGGAAATACCGCGGCGTAATACAGCGGCCGTTCAGTAATGAATTCCACCAAGGGGATGATTTCGCCTGACCGAATGGAATCCAAGATCGTATACTGGGCATTCGCGACCTCTTCATCGGCAAAAACTATGATATCTCGCCCTAAAATGGACAGCATGCTGTTTCCTGTGGTCCAAAGCTGCTGGTCGAGTTGGGCGCGGAAGTAACCGTCCCGGTTGAAGCCCGGCTTGCGCCGGGCGAGGGGAAAGCCTCCGATAATATGTGCGGCGACGTCGGAAATTTGGTTCTCGCTATTTTTCCGATAAGTCACAAGGATCGCCGCAACTTCGCCGAGGTTGATATTCGGATTTTCTTGCAGACCCTTGGAAATAACGTTTCGCAAACGCGCCAACAATTCGGGCTCAGAGCCGAAAATGGCATCCAAGAAAGCCGCACCGAAAGCCTCGGAGGCAGGGATCTCTCCGATGGTTTCTCCAGTTTCGAGCAAGTAACGGATTTGGTCTCGGAAATCAAAAGCGAGCTTGGTGAGCCGGTGGCCGCGGAAGCCGATGACCAAACCGGCGATCCCCACCACTGCGAGCAGAAAAACGGCGATTACGATTTTGCGCCGCTTCATACTGTAGAAATTACCCATCGGGGGGCAGGATGGCAAGGCCGATTTGGTCGGGGGCAATCGAATCCCTTTGGGCACGTTGAACCGTTTTTCAACCGATGCTGCGGATATGACGTCATTTGAGAAGGATCAAGATTTTTGAACCGTTTGCGTCCAAATGAAAGGCGGTTCGGGGATGGCGTCGAGATCCCGCTCGAGACGCCGTTTGCAAGGATGGAGCGCGAAGCAGGTTATCCGGTATTTTACTGATTGATGGTCAGTCGGTCGCCTGTTGAGAATCTTTTGGGATTGTCACGGAATCGACCAGACTGGTAGCGTTTGGTCTTGTCTGGTTGAATCGGTTTTGCATAAATGGAATGTGAAAGGAGATTTGCAGTGAAAGCGGGGGCCATCATCTGCATTGCTTGGATCACCATCTTTCTAACCGGTTGTGAAACACCATCTTCCAAAATTGGCCGATTGCGCCTGGGCATGACACCCGAAGAGGTTCGTGACCAACTGGGTGAGCCCACGGCTATTAGGGCCGCCAAGGTGTTCGAAGGTGGGGAAACTCAGATGGTATGGGAATACCTCTCGGGTTTTTCCTTTCGGCCGAAAGATTACTGGGTGTTTTTCGAGAACGACCGGGTGGTGCAATGGGGGGAACCGGGCGACTTTCTAAGCCGGCAAAACGTGATCGAGGATTATCGGCCCGTCAAGACGGCTCGCTAGTAGGCGTAAGCCCGATATCGGCCGGAAAAGCGCTTTTTGTTTATCGGCGTGCGATGCGGGCATCGATGAGCGTACGATGTCGTGATTTGGCTGCGGGATAATTTTAGGCGCTGGCCAACGCCGCTCCGGTGGCTCGTCGTCCTGTTTATCTCATCGTGGCTGATATCTCCCGATTCACTTCGAGCGCAAATTCTTCGCATTGGCCCGTTTGATTTGTTTGCAGTGGGGCGCCTTGACGCCGTGTACACCACCAATGTGGAACGGCAGCGCGAGAGCGAGGCCACGGCCGAGATGGAGGACTACTACCTCATTGCCGGCCTAGAGATGAATTCAGAGGCTTATGTGTCGTATTCAACGACCTTGACGCTGGAAACCGGTGTGGCATGGGAAAAACATTTTGTTCGCGAAGACCTCGATAATTCCACAGCGCCATTCGGCAGATTGTCCCTCGAATCGAAGACCGACCTGCGGACACTGGACATCAACGCATTTTTCCGGTGGGAGCATATGTCGGAATCGGCGGAAACGGTCTACATCCCTGGCGGCCGTAGCTCAAAAACGCGAAATCCCAATACGCTCATGAGTTACGGCGGGGGAGTGGCGTGGGAGAACGATCCGTTTCGCTTGTTCGCGGATTATGAGTTTACGTCGCGTCGATATGAAAAGGAGGAGTTTCAGGAGGGCGACGAGGATCAGACCACGTTCAGGTGGGGCGGCAATTGGCAAATTCGAGAAAATCTTGGAGCTCGATACGAAAACGAGCGGCGGTTGACCGAACGGGTCAACAGCCCGGATGCCGAAGAAGACTGGGAGACCACGGAACGCATAATGCTGGATTGGCGCCTGCGCCTGATTCGCCGGCCTGAATTCACGTATTCGGTGGGTTTGCAGAAGGAAGACACCGACGAAGAGGAGGGCGCATGGGAATTTCGCCACGAATTTGCCATTCGAGACCAGATCGATATTACACCCCGCTTGAAGCTAGCCGGTCAGGCCATGTATTCCATTGAAGACAACGAGGAAGCCGATGACATCAATTTCACCTATGGCGCCACTCTCGACCACGAAATCAGCTACACGGCGCGCCAGTCGCTTTCCTTGACGCGGGAGCCCCGGGCTACGTTCGGCTCGACAAAAGACACGGATACGACGTCGATTCGGTAC
This window of the Kiritimatiellia bacterium genome carries:
- a CDS encoding outer membrane protein assembly factor BamE — translated: MKAGAIICIAWITIFLTGCETPSSKIGRLRLGMTPEEVRDQLGEPTAIRAAKVFEGGETQMVWEYLSGFSFRPKDYWVFFENDRVVQWGEPGDFLSRQNVIEDYRPVKTAR